One window from the genome of Dioscorea cayenensis subsp. rotundata cultivar TDr96_F1 chromosome 3, TDr96_F1_v2_PseudoChromosome.rev07_lg8_w22 25.fasta, whole genome shotgun sequence encodes:
- the LOC120283283 gene encoding protein PMR5-like encodes MNSLLPLSILLLCFFFFFFIQAQFCFSAVVFAVQKHRRQSLLTAETSCDIFTGSWVQDESYPLYYFSSCPVIDPQFNCQLFGRPDSNYLHYRWKPATCELPRFDGIDFLTRMRGKTVMFVGDSLGRNQWESLICMLHAQAEASPTQFIKGDPLSIFNFVEYEVSISFYRAPYLVDIVMFQGRRILQLDEISVNGEAWKDADVLLFNSGHWWTHKGSLQGWDYMGDDGVYYLDMDRLVAFQRGMSTWANWVDLNIDRTRTRVFFQSISPTHYNPTEWNDPVSKNCYGETAPVNGFNYSGVYPVQTRVLEGVVKAMRYPAHILDITSLSELRKDGHPSIYNGDLSPDQRANPDQSADCSHWCLPGLPDTWNQLFYTTLLF; translated from the exons aTGAATTCTCTTCTTCCCCTTTCaatccttcttctatgcttcttcttcttcttctttatccaAGCACAATTCTGCTTCTCCGCTGTTGTCTTCGCTGTCCAAAAACATCGTCGACAATCGTTACTCACTGCTGAAACATCTTGTGACATCTTCACTGGTagttgggttcaagatgagTCATATCCTTTGTATTACTTCTCTTCTTGCCCTGTCATTGATCCTCAGTTCAACTGTCAACTCTTTGGAAGGCCTGACTCCAACTACCTCCATTACCGTTGGAAACCCGCCACCTGTGAGCTCCCAAG GTTTGATGGGATTGATTTCTtaacaagaatgagaggaaagactGTGATGTTTGTTGGTGACTCTCTTGGACGTAATCAATGGGAGTCCTTGATTTGCATGCTCCATGCACAAGCAGAGGCTTCTCCAACTCAGTTCATCAAAGGAGATCCTCTCTCCATTTTCAACTTTGTG GAATATGAAGTGTCTATATCTTTTTACAGAGCTCCATATCTTGTTGACATAGTGATGTTTCAAGGTAGGAGAATTCTCCAGCTTGATGAGATATCGGTTAATGGTGAAGCTTGGAAAGACGCCGATGTTCTCTTGTTCAACTCCGGGCATTGGTGGACACACAAAGGTTCTCTTCAAGG ATGGGACTACATGGGAGATGATGGAGTTTATTATTTGGACATGGATAGGCTTGTTGCCTTTCAAAGAGGGATGAGCACATGGGCTAATTGGGTGGACCTCAACATTGATAGGACTAGAACCAGAGTCTTCTTCCAATCCATCTCCCCAACTCATTACAA TCCTACAGAATGGAATGATCCTGTTTCGAAGAACTGTTATGGTGAGACGGCACCGGTGAACGGTTTTAACTACTCCGGTGTCTACCCTGTCCAAACACGGGTTCTTGAAGGTGTAGTAAAGGCAATGAGATATCCAGCTCACATTCTTGACATAACCAGCCTCTCCGAGCTTCGAAAAGATGGGCATCCTTCGATATACAACGGCGATTTAAGTCCTGATCAAAGAGCAAATCCTGACCAGTCTGCAGATTGCAGCCATTGGTGCCTTCCAGGCTTGCCAGACACTTGGAATCAATTGTTTTATACTACATTATTGTTTTAG